The genomic stretch GACCACCTTCAGATCCAGGGCAGGAATATGTTTTTCCATTGCTTCGGCAAAACGGCTGGAAATAACGGCGGGTGACAGGAAGCTTTTTAAAAACGGTTCTTTTGAGAAAGTGCCGATCAGGTGTTGCAGGTCATCGGGAAACAACCGTTTGGTGTTCGCGGGCAGAGTTTCCCATGCCTGCATGGCATACACGGAGGCCTTTTCCCGGTTCCCGCAGGTCAATTCAAAACGCGCCAGCTCCAGTTGCGTTTTTGCCAATTGCACCGCGGGGCCGGAGCTGACCAGAAAATTCAGGCTTTTTTCTAGATAATCTTTGATGTCTTCAGGCGATTGCCCGTTGGCAGCCGCACGTTTCGCCAAAAGCCGCATAGCGGTACCCTTAAGGCAAATATTGAAATCGTCCATTAACCGTTGCACGGTGCCCTCAAAACTAAATTCCGCAGGGACTTCTAATTGTTGCCTATCGAAATCAAAAAGCATTTCAAGCACCCAGGGGAAAATGGCATATGGCCTGATCACATCGGCTAACGCTGCGTTTTTTAGTGCGGTTATGAATAAATCCCTGGCTTCCGGCAGTTCCCCGTTTAAATAGAGATAGTAGGACTTGAAAAGTCTGGCACCAAAAAGTCCCAGATCGTTATTTTGCTTTTTAGCATCAACTTCCGCAATGGTCAGATGCTGCAATGCCTCATTTTTTTTATGAAAAGACAGCAGCATATATCCCAGAACGGTTCTCAGCGTGGTCGCCACGTTCGGAAGATTTTTTTTCATGGCCATATCATGATAGATGTCCATTAGGTTGTAGGCACGGGTAAATTGGCCAAGCGCCATGATGGACAGGCAGAAAAAACCAGGCATGAATGGGTTGATGATTTTGGTTTCCGTTAATCTGTACCATTCCGAGGCTTTTTCGTAATGGATCAGGGCTTGTTTGAAGTCGCCCTGAACGAAATAATAATGTCCTACAAATTCAGCGGATTGGCACAAAATGTCGTCGTCGCCCAACTCATCGACGATCTGCTTGCCGTCTGAAAGGGCTTTTAAGAACTCCGTACTCTTGAACGCGATAAAATGAAGTCTTCCCAGGTGAAGCAGGATCATTGCGTGGGAACGCCGGTCTCCGGAAGCTTCGGAAACCAGAAGCAGTTTTCGGAATAGCGGTTGAAGCTCAGTAAATCCTTTTCCCATGGCGGAACTAAGATTGGAAACGGTGAGCGCGTGGTCGATCATCCGTTTTTCGATTTCCAAGTGTTTAGCACCGTTGTCGGAATACTGTAAATAGAATCTGACCACTTGCGCAAGGTTGGCGGTGGCCGCTTCCACGTCCAGATGGTCGATGGCGGTTTTCGTCAAATTCAGTTGAATGTTGGCGGCATCCTCAAACCGTTTTGCCTTCACAAGCAGCGGGATGATATTCGGCTGGCTTAATCGGGAAAGCCAGCCGGTATTCTTGAGATGAACGAATATCTCCGAAACCCGGTCCGGCGAATTGTAAGATCGCAGCTTTTTCAAGACATCCGCAGGAATGTTCGGGGCGAGTCCAAAATGGTCATTTTCTGTTTTTTGAAGGAAGCCATGCTGTTCGGCGCGCCGAATGAGGTCCAGCATTTCACTGGGCATCAAAGGTGCCAATGTCTCCACGGCGCCGATCGGTACCAATGCCCCCAATACCTCAAGTGTGGCCAAGAATTTCCATTGTATCTCAGAGAACCGGGGGAGTTCGGGAATCATCACAACACCTTCACTTTTTTTAATAATCGTAACAATTGTCTGTATACCGACCAATTG from Desulfobacterales bacterium encodes the following:
- a CDS encoding sigma-54 dependent transcriptional regulator, coding for MIPELPRFSEIQWKFLATLEVLGALVPIGAVETLAPLMPSEMLDLIRRAEQHGFLQKTENDHFGLAPNIPADVLKKLRSYNSPDRVSEIFVHLKNTGWLSRLSQPNIIPLLVKAKRFEDAANIQLNLTKTAIDHLDVEAATANLAQVVRFYLQYSDNGAKHLEIEKRMIDHALTVSNLSSAMGKGFTELQPLFRKLLLVSEASGDRRSHAMILLHLGRLHFIAFKSTEFLKALSDGKQIVDELGDDDILCQSAEFVGHYYFVQGDFKQALIHYEKASEWYRLTETKIINPFMPGFFCLSIMALGQFTRAYNLMDIYHDMAMKKNLPNVATTLRTVLGYMLLSFHKKNEALQHLTIAEVDAKKQNNDLGLFGARLFKSYYLYLNGELPEARDLFITALKNAALADVIRPYAIFPWVLEMLFDFDRQQLEVPAEFSFEGTVQRLMDDFNICLKGTAMRLLAKRAAANGQSPEDIKDYLEKSLNFLVSSGPAVQLAKTQLELARFELTCGNREKASVYAMQAWETLPANTKRLFPDDLQHLIGTFSKEPFLKSFLSPAVISSRFAEAMEKHIPALDLKVVLSRLVATTNRFFSAERGAFFLMDKKGKMELAAAVNLTELEVKSDKFFPHSKQIIRANDSGEPLITFLSHSAKRKSPAVNTAVLCLPIDLGNDLQGVLYHDNSFLKDGFDYLDPQTLTLLKTHFQTLSRQIREFYSSAQKKIYRASEKESETEFTLNEKIIGESPGILNLLKKAGRIADTNSPILIQGETGVGKEILARWVHKHCPRCNGPYVVIDSTTIAENLLESELFGHEKGAFTGATHQKTGRVELAHGGTLFLDEVGELPLSMQAKLLRVLEEKTFVRVGGSRVHQCDFRLIAATNRDLEKEVRAGRFREDLFYRLNVLPIQIPPLRERGSDIVLLARHFLGIYCKRLKRPTLLISPKDVSALCAYSWPGNVRELKNVIERGALLSTGNQLELQLSTMPADRSSFSVSGKPSMDELQRDYIRYILKTTDGKVSGPGGAADVLKMKRTTLYYRMKRLSVPFTLPPRN